The following coding sequences lie in one Takifugu flavidus isolate HTHZ2018 chromosome 4, ASM371156v2, whole genome shotgun sequence genomic window:
- the wnk2 gene encoding serine/threonine-protein kinase WNK2 isoform X4, giving the protein MDSVDDSRKDPQLGSAFSSAPNLDADINANERRFVYENGTDHNVNIQNAALRGASDPSAYPNYHGLVRQRFIRRRFVDSEEQSVEMPECVTSSPVLNIDLRTIVDRSRTRVRLGLGETSSMESQVGLKDSATESLSADEEKGDRREQKAEVVSSDVTGKAGSDENEEEPGMKAVSTSPGGRFLKFDIELGRGSFKTVYKGLDTDTWVEVAWCELQERKLSKAERQRFKEEAEMLKALQHPNIVRFYDFWESPLKGKKCIVLVTELMTSGTLKTYLKRFKVMKPKVLRSWCRQILKGLHFLHTRTPPIIHRDLKCDNIFITGPTGSVKIGDLGLATLKRTSFAKSVIGTPEFMAPEMYEEHYDESVDVYAFGMCMLEMATSEYPYSECQNAAQIYRKVTSGVKPASYSKVSDPEIKEIIGECICHRWEERYSIKDLLNHAFFAEDTGVRVELNEEDDGKKSSIALKLWVEEPKKLKGKYKDSGAIEFSFDLLTEVPEVVAQEMVESGFFLDCDIKILGKSIRDRVALIKWRRERKVLSGNSEAPEKKTHHDLLRVPGGAALQPAKVTSECEDQEMGQQSLLCRVPTTTSTTSDSSISAAVQLDEFSNQQNGNYQTHPEPLPAVRVIYSPPALVEPQMPQGLNQPLTAPAPEGNYTQASTQSQEGVHQQTAARLQPGTYQQADAQKQPYQSQTTLSAPATPAANVHQMKQTAQSFPAGAPTLQPPFTGQQINEQCHFQPAVVWPQPSPADALASHLSPPEISAGFCATSPLLSLQISAQFHTTSPPFATAGDSKPPPFRRTPLPHNYNSSCPSAFNSNYSPSPHHPSLPVTPHPTFPPTPALSTPLHVPCVHLPITPLAVARSLTGPPQQGAPHISQPNLCTFHITHPRTLSQVQSTSYPAPHPEQELAEPVQVTPPQGNYGEIPILAPVQPVLPTLPTGPWGSKLDADANASGVGFLAPPTDVAPVRSPVSVSVPAQIQTPVPVSAQAAAVPDPSSSSLINARTGIPVVPIPGQALAKVAFEPPKLSSTTSDTPSTISDTKAVGQSAAASVPAPVQSQVQPVAAQCPSGPAGIQATPPECASWTTSHQQLESAPASISLHHEPCIEDVFQDKPVCIPSYTYDSLNSDVASGKETSDGYESLPSGGKGDGKPRKHHRKSARTRSRQEKTSKPKLSMLNVCNTGDKMVECRLETHNHKMVTFKFDLDGDAPEEIATYMVDNGFILLLEKEIFIDQLKDIVDKAEDVLNEDIEGERNSTLTCSSQQGQISDGLVGESHQCGLPQPVYQQNVLHTGKRWFIICPVEETPTSSQEIPSDSTATQSPSSSAATQPADSGTSRPAASRAEEGSSSTMSGGSGGFTYDVYGFCSPPIMSNVDPLLLAVLSPPVSAPPTLQSVSSAESPGNLLQPSVHQAQPVKAQTLPPSSPHTSLPLDESEGSPLGSISHIHTTQQMSSVTCPVSLADEVPCCPLVMPLSLDVSGSQGGSPLTPLPVQDTGMPKDPLVVSYAPATRSERPQQPVVLHQPFSSVGGAKVPSLPQSPAPSQHVAGPGESDGEGRLGRGSFVDSTIKTLDEKLRNLLYQEYAPMYPSGSAAETPGSGTEYIQSPPGPESATGGSGNSTPGPMGEGRFRTGEQLPQIPERMDSLSTLSDSAVCASLSRRHVPHSASCSGTRGRFKIIAVPPEVANRRDVKQRSWSSAASTPHPGGHSTEHVQIEAMATSSTIGRFSVVSAEDDITQRTRCSRYSAPPDFYLDTPPSMAKRGSVSHTLTSPSVPTDITVHGRSLSSDSGAESSPVKLAPATPSKRTRTERRGSDLMKRAVAFLRRSGRSSSLQSSDSPGRHGGMYGSAYASSDNDSEIEDSDMKRELQRLREKHLREISELQAHQRGEVELLYRRLGKAPPQGLGLSPVSPHTCPRKRSNKHKLKPSKLLSPLVQQFKNVKTRSSDSSRSSAAPAGEPTVSLNGSPAKGSFHTHSRARSCTTHLPSTTSGPVQTQQPCSLKGSLSSDNIYAGLQGDVTGTQPGQGWSNYPQTSERVTYKSSSKPRARFLSGPVSLSIWSTLKRLCLGKERGSRSGAGPGAFGQPTQPPGSATPSSHQPVMGLAQAQANNSNNKTGVYSGASSSVSEYSLPEDLHRLMEDWAQEILIVTQRPRSNSLSISRQELWDQVVPQTHRRLTGDSEASSLAALGPQACALPLLQHDHFGSTVAAIPSSGPQPCFQPPSAVTAAAFRALSSPLSVTQGHRFLPSLPAQHLAFPTQDAASYQPGNRKTRTL; this is encoded by the exons ATGGATTCAGTGGACGATTCGAGGAAAGATCCACAGCTGGGATCCGCGTTTTCATCGGCGCCCAATTTAGACGCGGACATTAACGCCAACGAGCGCAGGTTTGTGTACGAGAACGGCACAGACCACAATGTCAACATCCAGAACGCAGCCCTGCGGGGGGCGAGTGACCCCAGCGCCTACCCGAACTATCACGGGCTCGTGCGCCAGAGGTTCATCCGGCGACGTTTTGTGGACTCCGAGGAGCAGTCGGTGGAGATGCCGGAGTGTGTCACTAGCAGCCCGGTGCTCAACATCGATTTACGGACCATCGTCGACCGCAGCCGCACGCGGGTCCGACTCGGCCTGGGGGAGACCTCCAGCATGGAGAGCCAGGTGGGGCTGAAGGACAGCGCCACCGAGAGCCTGAGCGCCGACGAGGAGAAAGGGGATAGAAGAGAGCAGAAGGCAGAGGTCGTGTCCTCGGACGTCACAGGTAAAGCAGGAAGCGACGAAAACGAAGAGGAGCCAGGGATGAAGGCCGTGTCCACATCACCCGGGGGACGCTTCCTTAAGTTCGATATTGAACTGGGAAGGGGATCCTTCAAGACCGTCTATAAAGGCCTGGACACGGACACCTGGGTGGAAGTTGCTTGGTGCGAACTCCAG GAGCGGAAACTGTCCAAGGCAGAGAGGCAGCGGTTCAAAGAAGAAGCCGAGATGCTGAAAGCGCTGCAGCACCCCAATATCGTGCGATTTTACGACTTTTGGGAGTCGCCGCTGAAGGGGAAGAAGTGCATCGTTCTGGTTACGGAGCTCATGACCTCAGGGACGCTGAAAAC GTATCTGAAGCGTTTCAAGGTGATGAAGCCCAAAGTTCTGAGAAGCTGGTGCAGGCAGATTCTCAAAGGCCTCCACTTTCTCCACACACGGACTCCCCCGATCATCCACAGAGACCTCAAGTGTGACAACATCTTCATCACTGGTCCCACCGGTTCGGTCAAAATCGGAGACCTGGGCCTGGCGACGCTGAAGAGAACCTCATTTGCCAAAAGCGTCATTG GTACGCCAGAGTTTATGGCCCCGGAGATGTATGAGGAGCATTACGATGAGTCTGTGGACGTCTACGCGTTTGGGATGTGCATGCTTGAGATGGCCACCTCCGAGTACCCTTATTCTGAGTGTCAAAACGCTGCCCAGATCTATCGAAAAGTCACCAGT GGAGTGAAACCCGCAAGCTACAGTAAAGTCAGTGATCCAGAGATTAAAGAAATAATTGGGGAATGCATCTGTCACAGGTGGGAAGAACG GTACTCCATCAAGGACCTCTTGAATCACGCATTCTTCGCCGAGGATACAGGCGTGAGGGTGGAGCTCAATGAAGAAGATGATGGGAAGAAGTCCTCCATTGCTCTTAAGTTGTGGGTTGAAGAGCCTAAAAAGCTGAAGGGGAAGTATAAGGACTCCGGCGCCATTGAGTTTAGCTTTGACCTTCTGACCGAAGTCCCAGAGGTGGTTGCCCAGGAAATG GTAGAGTCGGGTTTTTTCCTGGACTGTGACATCAAGATACTTGGGAAGTCCATTCGGGATCGCGTGGCTCTCATCAAGTGGAGGCGGGAGCGAAAAGTCCTGTCAGGAAACAGCGAGGCACCCGAGAAGAAGACGCACCACGACCTGCTGCGGGTACCCGGCGGAGCTGCACTGCAGCCGGCAAAAGTGACCTCAGAATGCGAAGATCAGGAGATGGGGCAGCAGAGCCTTCTCTGCAGGGTGCCCACCACCACCTCTACCACAT ctgACAGCAGCATTAGCGCTGCCGTGCAATTAGATGAGTTCAGCAATCAGCAAAATGGCAACTACCAGACACACCCAGAGCCCCTTCCTGCTGTTCGGGTGATCTACAGCCCTCCCGCCCTGGTTGAGCCCCAAATGCCCCAGGGGCTCAACCAGCCACTCACAGCACCAGCCCCAGAAGGAAACTACACGCAAGCATCCACGCAGTCACAGGAGGGCGTCCACCAGCAAACTGCCGCTCGTCTCCAACCTGGCACCTACCAACAAGCAGACGCACAGAAGCAACCCTATCAGTCTCAAACG ACGCTCTCTGCTCCGGCTACACCAGCAGCTAATGTGCACCAGATGAAGCAGACTGCACAGAGTTTCCCGGCTGGAGCCCCCACCCTGCAGCCCCCCTTTACAGGCCAACAAATCAATGAGCAG TGCCATTTCCAACCAGCTGTTGTCTGGCCTCAG CCATCACCTGCTGATGCACTCGCATCCCACCTGAGTCCTCCAGAGATATCCGCCGGTTTTTGCGCTACGTCCCCGCTCCTGTCCCTGCAGATCAGCGCACAG TTTCATACCACATCACCTCCTTTCGCCACAGCGGGGGACAGCAAACCTCCCCCTTTCCGTCGAACCCCTTTGCCACATAACTACAACAGCAGCTGTCCTTCCGCATTTAACTCCAACTACTCACCTTCACCACACCACCCGTCCCTACCTGTAACTCCTCATCCCACATTCCCCCCTACGCCCGCACTCAGCACTCCTCTGCACGTGCCCTGTGTGCacctcccaatcacacctctcgcTGTGGCCAGGTCCCTTACGGGCCCGCCGCAGCAAGGCGCTCCACACATTTCCCAGCCGAACCTTTGCACTTTCCATATCACCCATCCACGAACTCTCTCCCAGGTGCAATCCACCTCATACCCTGCCCCCCACCCTGAGCAGGAACTGGCTGAGCCTGTCCAG gtgacTCCACCACAGGGGAATTATGGAGAGATTCCCATTTTGGCACCAGTCCAGCCTGTTTTGCCTACTCTCCCAACTGGCCCCTGGGGAAGTAAACTAGATGCGGACGCAAATGCATCGGGTGTCGGCTTCCTCGCACCCCCCACAGATGTAGCTCCAGTCCGCTCACCAGTCTCTGTTTCAGTCCCAGCACAAATCCAAACGCCAGTTCCAGTATCAgcacaagcagcagctgttCCCGACCCTTCGTCTTCATCCCTTATTAATGCCCGAACCGGTATCCCAGTAGTTCCAATTCCTGGACAAGCTCTTGCTAAAGTAGCTTTTGAACCTCCAAAACTCTCATCCACAACTTCAGACACACCTTCTACAATCAGTGACACCAAAGCGGTTGGTCAGTCTGCTGCCGCTTCAGTCCCAGCTCCAGTTCAGTCCCAGGTCCAACCGGTTGCGGCCCAGTGTCCATCAGGCCCAGCTGGCATTCAGGCAACACCTCCTGAATGTGCCAGCTGGACCACAAGTCATCAACAGCTTGAATCCGCGCCTGCCTCCATCAGCCTTCACCATGAACCCTGTATAGAG GATGTGTTTCAGGACAAACCAGTGTGCATTCCCAGTTATACCTACGACAG TCTCAACTCTGATGTGGCCTCAGGAAAGGAAACGAGCGACGGCTACGAAAGCCTGCCAAGTGGTGGAAAGGGGGACGGAAAACCACGGAAACATCATCGCAAGTCTGCACGCACACGTTCCCGGCAAGAAAAGACCAGCAAGCCCAAACTGAGCATGCTCAAT GTTTGCAACACTGGCGATAAAATGGTTGaatgccgactggaaactcacAACCACAAAATGGTGACATTTAAATTTGATCTGGATGGAGACGCTCCAGAGGAAATTGCTACTTACATG GTAGACAATGGATTTATCCTGCTGTTAGAGAAGGAGATCTTCATCGACCAGCTAAAGGACATTGTGGATAAAGCAGAGGATGTGCTGAATGAAGACATAGAGGGTGAAAGGAATTCCACGCTAACTTGTAGCTCGCAACAAGGCCAAATTTCTGACGGGTTGGTCGGAGAG AGTCATCAATGTGGACTCCCTCAGCCTGTCTACCAGCAAAACG tTCTTCATACAGGAAAGAGATGGTTCATAATATGTCCAGTAGAGGAGACGCCAACATCAAGCCAGGAGATCCCATCTGATAGCACGGCGACACAGTCACCGAGCAGCTCAGCTGCCACCCAGCCTGCTGACAGCGGCACGTCCAGGCCAGCTGCATCCAGAG CGGAAGAGGGTTCGTCCTCCACAATGTCCGGCGGAAGTGGAGGCTTCACTTACGATGTGTATGGATTCTGCAGCCCCCCCATAATGTCGAACGTGGACCCTCTCCTCTTAGCTGTTCTGTCCCCCCCTGTGTCCGCTCCCCCAACCCTTCAGTCAGTGTCTTCAGCTGAGTCTCCTGGCAACCTGCTGCAGCCCAGTGTCCATCAGGCCCAGCCAGTCAAAGCTCAGACTCTGCCCCCGTCTTCTCCCCATACGTCCTTGCCCCTTGATGAGTCAGAAGGGTCCCCGTTGGGCTCCATCTCTCACATTCACACAACACAGCAGATGTCCAGCGTGACGTGTCCAGTTTCTTTGGCTGATGAGGTGCCCTGTTGCCCTCTAGTCATGCCCTTGTCTCTGGATGTCAGTGGTTCTCAGGGTGGGTCTCCTCTCACTCCTCTTCCTGTACAGGATACAGGCATGCCTAAAGACCCTCTGGTGGTCTCTTATGCACCGGCAACCAGGAGTGAGCGCCCACAGCAGCCTGTGGTGCTGCACCAGCCTTTTTCCAGTGTGGGAGGAGCCAAGGTGCCCTCGCTGCCCCAGAGCCCAGCACCATCCCAGCATGTTGCAGGGCCAGGCGAGTCTGATGGTGAAGGTCGGCTGGGTCGAGGCAGCTTTGTAGACAGCACCATAAAAACGCTGGATGAGAAGCTGAGGAATTTACTGTACCAGGAATACGCCCCCATGTATCCATCAGGCAGTGCTGCAGAGACGCCCGGTTCAGGCACAGAGTACATCCAGTCTCCTCCTGGCCCAGAGAGCGCCACGGGGGGGTCTGGAAACAGCACACCCGGACCAATGGGGGAGGGACGCTTCAGGACAGGAGAACAGCTG CCTCAGATTCCAGAGAGAATGGATAGTTTGAGCACCCTGAGCGACTCTGCTGTGTGTG CTTCCCTGTCGAGAAGACATGTGCCTCATTCTGCCTCCTGCTCTGGAACAAGAGGTCGATTTAAG ATAATCGCCGTTCCTCCTGAAGTAGCCAACAGACGAGATGTGaagcagaggagctggagcagcgccGCTTCCACGCCACATCCTGGAGGTCACAGTACCGAGCACGTCCAGATAGAAGCCATGGCCACTTCCTCCACGATTGGCCGTTTCTCAGTCGTGAGCGCCGAAGATGACATTACACAGAGGACGCGCTGCAGCCGTTACTCCGCTCCCCCTGACTTCTACCTGGATACTCCTCCCTCCATGGCCAAGCGGGGGTCCGTGTCGCACACCCTGACGTCCCCCTCTGTCCCCACGGATATCACGGTGCACGGCCGTTCCCTCTCCTCGGACTCTGGTGCCGAGAGCAGCCCAGTGAAGCTGGCTCCAGCCACGCCATCCAAACGCACCCGCACGGAACGCAGAGGAAGTGACCTCATGAAAAGGGCGGTGGCCTTCCTCCGGCGCTCGGGACGCAGCAGCAGTTTACAGAGCTCCGACTCCCCGGGTAGACACGGAGGCATGTACGGGTCGGCGTACGCCAGCAGTGATAATGATTCTGAAATTGAGGATTCTGACATGAAGAGGGAGCTACAGAGACTCAGGGAGAA GCACCTGCGGGAGATTTCAGAGCTGCAGGCTCATCAGAGAGGGGAAGTGGAGCTGCTCTATCGCCGCCTCGGCAAAGCGCCTCCCCAAGGCCtgggtctctcacctgtctcaccgcACACCTGCCCCAGGAAAAGGTCAAACAAGCACAAACTGAAGCCCAGCAAGCTTCTCAGCCCCCTGGTTCAACAATTTAAGAATGTCAAAACCAGAAGCAGTGACTCCAGCAGATCCA gtgCTGCACCCGCAGGTGAGCCCACGGTGAGTTTAAACGGCTCTCCAGCCAAAGGGTCTTTCCACACTCACAGTCGGGCACGGTCATGCACCACCCACCTTCCCAGCACCACTTCAGGTCCAGTGCAAACACAGCAGCCCTGCTCCCTCAAAGGTTCTTTATCATCAGATAATATTTACGCTGGACTACAGGGGGACGTCACCGGCACACAACCTGGACAAG GCTGGTCTAATTACCCTCAAACATCTGAGAGAGTGACCTATAAATCCAGTAGCAAGCCAAGAGCTAGATTTCTCAGTGGGCCTGTGTCTTTGTCTATCT ggTCAACTCTGAAGCGACTCTGTCTTGGCAAAGAGCGCGGCAGCA ggTCTGGAGCTGGGCCAGGGGCTTTTGGTCAACCAACGCAGCCACCTGGCAGTGCCACACCGTCTTCTCATCAGCCAGTGATGGGACTGGCTCAAGCTCAGGccaataacagcaacaacaaaacaggTGTGTACAGCGGCGCATCCAGCAGCGTCAGTGAATACAGCCTACCGGAAGATCTGCACCGGCTGATGGAGGATTGGGCCCAGGAGATTTTGATTGTCACCCAGAGGCCGCGCAGCAACTCGCTGAGCATCAGCAGGCAGGAACTTTGGGACCAGGTTgtgccacaaacacacagacgacTGACGGGCGATTCAGAG GCATCATCACTGGCAGCACTAGGTCCACAGGCCTGCGCTCTTCCCCTGTTGCAACATGACCACTTTGGCTCAACAGTGGCAGCCATCCCCTCCTCAGGGCCCCAGCCGTGTTTCCAGCCGCCGtctgctgttactgctgctgcattcagggCCCTGTCATCACCTCTCTCTGTCACCCAGGGTCACAggttccttccctcccttccagCGCAACATTTGGCCTTTCCTACCCAGGACGCTGCATCATATCAGCCGGGCAACCGCAAAACAAGGACGCTTTAA